The Saccopteryx leptura isolate mSacLep1 chromosome 2, mSacLep1_pri_phased_curated, whole genome shotgun sequence genome has a window encoding:
- the CAV2 gene encoding caveolin-2 isoform X2, whose amino-acid sequence MGLETEKADVQLFMDDDAYSRHSGVDYADPEKFANSGPDRDPNRLNSHLKDYNAFCEDLPHGPAFSADNMEECDRCRHYAIVHQRRTHLLFCQLSTEPRLNTGTRSGDGIL is encoded by the exons ATGGGGCTGGAGACCGAGAAGGCGGACGTCCAGCTCTTCATGGACGACGACGCCTACAGCCGCCACAGCGGCGTCGACTATGCCGACCCTGAGAAGTTCGCGAACTCGGGCCCAGATCGGGATCCGAACCGGCTCAACTCGCATCTCAAG GATTATAATGCCTTTTGTGAAGACCTGCCTCATGGTCCTGCCTTCAGTGCAGACAATATGGAAGAGTGTGACCGATGTCGTCATTACGCCATTGTGCACCAGCGTAGGACGCATCTTCTCTTCTGTCAGCTTTCAACTGAGCCACGACTGAACACTGGGACCAGGTCTGGAGATGGGATACTGTAA
- the CAV2 gene encoding caveolin-2 isoform X1 gives MGLETEKADVQLFMDDDAYSRHSGVDYADPEKFANSGPDRDPNRLNSHLKVDFEDVIAEPESTHSLDKVWICSHALFEVSKYVIYKFLTVFLAIPLAFAAGILFATLSCLHIWIIMPFVKTCLMVLPSVQTIWKSVTDVVITPLCTSVGRIFSSVSFQLSHD, from the exons ATGGGGCTGGAGACCGAGAAGGCGGACGTCCAGCTCTTCATGGACGACGACGCCTACAGCCGCCACAGCGGCGTCGACTATGCCGACCCTGAGAAGTTCGCGAACTCGGGCCCAGATCGGGATCCGAACCGGCTCAACTCGCATCTCAAG GTGGACTTCGAGGATGTGATCGCAGAGCCCGAGTCGACGCACTCCTTGGACAAAGTGTGGATCTGCAGCCATGCCCTCTTTGAAGTCAGCAAATACGTGATTTACAAGTTCCTGACAGTGTTCCTGGCCATCCCTCTGGCCTTTGCTGCGGGGATTCTCTTTGCTACCCTCAGCTGTCTGCACATCTG GATTATAATGCCTTTTGTGAAGACCTGCCTCATGGTCCTGCCTTCAGTGCAGACAATATGGAAGAGTGTGACCGATGTCGTCATTACGCCATTGTGCACCAGCGTAGGACGCATCTTCTCTTCTGTCAGCTTTCAACTGAGCCACGACTGA